A part of bacterium genomic DNA contains:
- the rimI gene encoding ribosomal protein S18-alanine N-acetyltransferase: MQSQQTATDCVSDITLIDQFGADWVDQILEIEKLSFSNPWSRDSFLSELNSKNSIRFAALSDSQLVGYLFAHRIEDELEVLEFAVSKAERGKGIGRRLITKLIDHARATSTSRILLELRHSNHEAFCLYDTCGFKPYGVRQAYYRNPQEDALLMQFVTNRPNL, translated from the coding sequence ATGCAGTCACAGCAAACGGCTACAGATTGCGTCAGTGATATTACTTTAATTGACCAGTTCGGCGCTGACTGGGTTGATCAGATCCTTGAGATCGAGAAGCTAAGTTTTTCCAATCCATGGAGTCGAGATAGTTTTCTTTCCGAGTTAAATAGTAAAAATTCTATTAGATTTGCTGCTTTGAGTGATTCCCAGCTAGTAGGATATCTATTTGCTCATCGAATTGAGGACGAACTTGAAGTATTAGAGTTTGCAGTTAGTAAAGCTGAGCGAGGCAAGGGAATTGGTAGGCGATTAATAACCAAATTAATCGATCATGCTCGAGCGACTTCTACCAGTAGAATTTTACTTGAGTTAAGACACTCTAATCATGAGGCTTTTTGCTTATATGATACTTGTGGTTTTAAGCCATACGGAGTTCGACAAGCTTATTACCGTAATCCTCAGGAGGATGCTCTCCTAATGCAATTTGTCACTAATCGCCCTAATTTATAA